AACAGGCAGTTGCTTTTGAAAACTTGACAACTGGGTCATTCAATTCAGTTTATCAAAATACTTCAGCTTGCCCGAAGGGTCTGGGATTATCTGTGGGGAAAAAAGTGTAACATTTTCTAGTTTCTCATTACACATTCCTAAACCAAGTTCCAAACTAAGTTTAAAAACGGTTTGGCATAAAGTGACAAAATCTTAACTAAACCCATCAACCTGCAGTCTCAAAAACAGTGGGAGTCCAACATATGTTAACAGCCTGGTGTGCCCACCTCAAAGGCTGACGTTAGACAAGTGGTGCAGTTGGATTCAGTACATTCCCACATTGCATCAGGGAGAAGAGATTGATCATTCTAGTATTTGCCTACCCTATACCACATTGCTGGGTTAGATATGGAGTCATTGTTGGTCAGCTTTTTGTCTTGAGCGATTCCTGGGTGCCATTTCAAGTGTGTGGTCATTGCCATTCTTAAAGACATGAGATCTTTGATGGCGATTTCTGACACTGAGCACATCATtgcatacccccccccctcccccactccatgCACATCACAGTACACAAAGGGATAGAAAAACATAATCTTGGACCTTTTCTTTAATGAAACTGGATGAACCCAAAAATTTCTGACATGTCTAATGGGTATTGTCAATATCTTTTTTGTTTGACATGTTTTTGTTGCCCCACCAAGAAAAACTATTTTGTATATCATATCAAAGCAAATTAGGTGATAACCAGCCATATATTGGGTCAGAACAAAAATGGACATACAAATTTGTAATTCCGGTCAAGTTGATGTATTTTGGGTACGCTTTATTAAATTCTGATCAAGCTCAGGTGTGCCGTCTATAAATTGACTTGAAATGACCAAATACCATTGTACTGTAGTCCATTAATGCCAGGATGGGTACTTGTTAAAACAATAAATTCACTTAATAGACAAGTAATGTCTCACAATTAAACCAAAATGCATAGTTCAAGACTCACCGTGTCACTGCCTGGTTTCCATCCTGCTGGGCACACTAtatcaaaaacaaacacaacaaagtaaATACACATGTTGACTGCCAACTAACAAATTCCCAGCAAATAGACCAAAAACAAAAAATCACATTCCAATCAGAAAAAGTAGCAACATTCATTCTGTGAATTTGCTTTTGATAAATATGCCAATAAATATAAAAAGGGCTGTGATTCACTGAGGATGTCTACTATGATTAATTAGGTGGCAAAACTGCTGCGAGTTGTTGATGAGCGAACATTACCTTCTCCATGTTTGTCAGTGTACTGGAAGGCTTGAACTAGCCGCAGCGTCTCATCTACAGACCGCCCCACAGGGAGGTCATTCATGGTGATTTGCCTCAGAACGCCCTTGTCATCGATGATGAATAGCCCCCTGAAGAAAAGATGAACAGGCTAGCTTCACCTTTTAACCGAAAAACCTTTTCCTGTTTCTCCTTAACACCATCATCTCATTATTTAGTTTGGAGCGTCTGCAGTTGTCTGAGAAAACATAATTTAACTCTTGCCATGAACCTATGACAGATCACTTGTCTTCCAACCTGAGTGTATGACCTTGGTCCTCCAAAAAGACACCATAGTCCTTGGCTATCTGATGTGTGAGGTCTGACAGCAGAGGGATTTTCATTGTTCCAAGTCCACCTTGATTCCTGGGTGTGTTGATCCTGTACATAgcaccaaacacagagagaagacacagaaataataagaataccttAATACCACAGAACAACATTTATTTGGACTACATTGCATTTAGTCTTACCAGGCCAGGTGGGTAAACTGAGAGTCAACCGAGCATGCGACCACATCTGCATTGATGGCACGGAATTCATGGACACGATCACTGAATGCAATGATCTCAGTTGGACAGACAAATGTGCTGTAAGAAGCACATCCATTCATTAAGTGGCGCTTATTGCTGGAATCCTACATGTCACAGATGGCATAGTAACCAAAAGCTAAGAATTGAGTACAATGTTTTATATTTAGGGTGAAATACGTACAAGTCCAGTGGGTAGAAGAAGAAGATAAGATATTTTCCTTTGTAGTCAGACAGTTTCAGGTCCTTGAACTCT
The genomic region above belongs to Hypomesus transpacificus isolate Combined female chromosome 20, fHypTra1, whole genome shotgun sequence and contains:
- the prdx4 gene encoding peroxiredoxin-4; this encodes MDVMSSVRMSNIFSVFYTFCVFTKFAFAVQESTNGKSDQECHNYAGGHVYPGEAFRVPVSDHSLHLSKAKISKPAPHWEGTAVIDGEFKDLKLSDYKGKYLIFFFYPLDFTFVCPTEIIAFSDRVHEFRAINADVVACSVDSQFTHLAWINTPRNQGGLGTMKIPLLSDLTHQIAKDYGVFLEDQGHTLRGLFIIDDKGVLRQITMNDLPVGRSVDETLRLVQAFQYTDKHGEVCPAGWKPGSDTIIPDPSGKLKYFDKLN